A single genomic interval of Lathyrus oleraceus cultivar Zhongwan6 chromosome 7, CAAS_Psat_ZW6_1.0, whole genome shotgun sequence harbors:
- the LOC127107688 gene encoding transcription factor GTE7 isoform X1 produces MASAVLANRNESNWPQHRGGGAGFMGKVSYANPNPKFGNNKRTQSPSDDASSINRRPNDVVADHSQYLTFNIASYTKTELNELKIRLASELEQIRQLKIRIESGDFKSRPSHNGGGPPKKSTSKKVSGNKRPFPARELKRSQPEVGDLMKACGQILMKLRKNKSSWIFNNPVDVTAFGIHDYFEIIKHPMDLGTVKNKLAKNAYSLPEDFAYDVRLTFNNALTYNPKGHDVNTAAMQLLMKFEELYRPIHEKFEERGGFDDELQASSWNHIEPEREKVKKKDKPIPIPPPVAKLQEPPPELASTSNQPSTSNPPLVQSPVRTPSPMRVLPVKPLKQPKPKARDPNKREMNIEEKHKLGLGLQILPPEKMEQVVQIIRKRNGHLEQDGDEIELDMEAVDTETLWELDRLVTNWKKMVSKIKRQALMDNNNVPSNKGNGELSDREKVDLVVPAEGKKQKKIETVDEDVDIGDDMPMNNFPPVEIEKDRDMGGAGGHASSSSSSSSSSGSDSSSSSDSDSGSSSGSDSEADNGHL; encoded by the exons ATGGCATCCGCAGTCCTAGCCAATCGTAACGAATCTAACTGGCCGCAGCATAGAGGCGGTGGAGCAGGATTCATGGGTAAAGTTTCTTACGCTAACCCTAACCCTAAATTTGGTAACAATAAGAGGACTCAATCGCCGTCTGATGATGCTTCCTCAATCAACCGGCGACCCAATGATGTTGTTGCTGATCATTCACAATACCTGACCTTCAACATCGCTTCGTACACCAAGACAGAGCTCAACGAGCTTAAAATTCGTCTTGCGTCGGAGCTTGAACAAATTCGACAGCTCAAGATTCGAATTGAATCAGGCGATTTTAAATCCAGACCAAGCCACAACGGTGGCGGTCCCCCCAAAAAATCAACTAGCAAGAAGGTCTCCGGCAACAAACGGCCTTTTCCGGCTAGGGAATTGAAGAGATCACAGCCCGAGGTTGGGGACCTGATGAAGGCTTGTGGTCAGATTTTGATGAAGCTGAGGAAAAATAAAAGCAGTTGGATCTTTAACAATCCTGTTGATGTTACGGCTTTTGGAATTCACGATTATTTTGAAATAATTAAGCATCCTATGGATCTGGGTACTGTAAAGAATAAACTTGCCAAGAATGCTTACTCTTTGCCAGAGGATTTTGCTTACGATGTACGGTTAACCTTCAACAATGCATTGACCTACAATCCGAAGGGTCACGATGTTAACACTGCAGCGATGCAGTTACTTATGAAGTTTGAGGAGCTTTATCGTCCTATACATGAGAAATTTGAAGAACGTGGTGGTTTTGATGATGAATTACAGGCCAGCTCATGGAACCATATTGAGCCAGAGAGGGAGAAGGTCAAGAAGAAAGATAAACCGATTCCAATCCCCCCACCAGTTGCTAAACTGCAAGAGCCACCACCTGAGCTTGCTAGTACTTCTAATCAGCCAAGCACTTCCAATCCACCATTGGTGCAGTCTCCTGTGCGCACACCTTCCCCAATGCGTGTACTTCCGGTGAAGCCCTTGaagcagcccaagccaaaggcAAGGGATCCAAACAAAAGGGAGATGAATATCGAGGAAAAACACAAGTTGGGGCTTGGGTTGCAGATTTTACCTCCAGAGAAAATGGAACAGGTGGTGCAGATCATAAGAAAGAGAAATGGGCATTTGGAGCAGGATGGAGATGAGATTGAGCTTGATATGGAGGCTGTTGACACAGAGACACTCTGGGAACTTGATCGATTAGTGACAAATTGGAAAAAGATGGTGAGCAAGATTAAGCGGCAGGCGCTAATGGATAATAATAATGTGCCTTCAAACAAAGGCAATGGG GAGTTGTCTGATAGGGAGAAAGTTGATTTAGTGGTGCCAGCTGAGGGGAAAAAGCAGAAGAAGATAGAAACAGTTGATGAAGATGTTGACATTGGGGATGATATGCCGATGAACAATTTCCCCCCTGTGGAGATTGAGAAAGATAGAGATATGGGTGGTGCTGGTGGCCATGCCAGCAGTAGTTCCAGTAGTTCCAGCAGTTCTGGTAGTGATTCATCTTCATCTAGTG ATTCAGATTCTGGAAGTTCTTCCGGAAGTGATTCTGAAGCCGACAATGGTCACTTGTAA
- the LOC127107688 gene encoding transcription factor GTE7 isoform X2: protein MASAVLANRNESNWPQHRGGGAGFMGKVSYANPNPKFGNNKRTQSPSDDASSINRRPNDVVADHSQYLTFNIASYTKTELNELKIRLASELEQIRQLKIRIESGDFKSRPSHNGGGPPKKSTSKKVSGNKRPFPARELKRSQPEVGDLMKACGQILMKLRKNKSSWIFNNPVDVTAFGIHDYFEIIKHPMDLGTVKNKLAKNAYSLPEDFAYDVRLTFNNALTYNPKGHDVNTAAMQLLMKFEELYRPIHEKFEERGGFDDELQASSWNHIEPEREKVKKKDKPIPIPPPVAKLQEPPPELASTSNQPSTSNPPLVQSPVRTPSPMRVLPVKPLKQPKPKARDPNKREMNIEEKHKLGLGLQILPPEKMEQVVQIIRKRNGHLEQDGDEIELDMEAVDTETLWELDRLVTNWKKMELSDREKVDLVVPAEGKKQKKIETVDEDVDIGDDMPMNNFPPVEIEKDRDMGGAGGHASSSSSSSSSSGSDSSSSSDSDSGSSSGSDSEADNGHL, encoded by the exons ATGGCATCCGCAGTCCTAGCCAATCGTAACGAATCTAACTGGCCGCAGCATAGAGGCGGTGGAGCAGGATTCATGGGTAAAGTTTCTTACGCTAACCCTAACCCTAAATTTGGTAACAATAAGAGGACTCAATCGCCGTCTGATGATGCTTCCTCAATCAACCGGCGACCCAATGATGTTGTTGCTGATCATTCACAATACCTGACCTTCAACATCGCTTCGTACACCAAGACAGAGCTCAACGAGCTTAAAATTCGTCTTGCGTCGGAGCTTGAACAAATTCGACAGCTCAAGATTCGAATTGAATCAGGCGATTTTAAATCCAGACCAAGCCACAACGGTGGCGGTCCCCCCAAAAAATCAACTAGCAAGAAGGTCTCCGGCAACAAACGGCCTTTTCCGGCTAGGGAATTGAAGAGATCACAGCCCGAGGTTGGGGACCTGATGAAGGCTTGTGGTCAGATTTTGATGAAGCTGAGGAAAAATAAAAGCAGTTGGATCTTTAACAATCCTGTTGATGTTACGGCTTTTGGAATTCACGATTATTTTGAAATAATTAAGCATCCTATGGATCTGGGTACTGTAAAGAATAAACTTGCCAAGAATGCTTACTCTTTGCCAGAGGATTTTGCTTACGATGTACGGTTAACCTTCAACAATGCATTGACCTACAATCCGAAGGGTCACGATGTTAACACTGCAGCGATGCAGTTACTTATGAAGTTTGAGGAGCTTTATCGTCCTATACATGAGAAATTTGAAGAACGTGGTGGTTTTGATGATGAATTACAGGCCAGCTCATGGAACCATATTGAGCCAGAGAGGGAGAAGGTCAAGAAGAAAGATAAACCGATTCCAATCCCCCCACCAGTTGCTAAACTGCAAGAGCCACCACCTGAGCTTGCTAGTACTTCTAATCAGCCAAGCACTTCCAATCCACCATTGGTGCAGTCTCCTGTGCGCACACCTTCCCCAATGCGTGTACTTCCGGTGAAGCCCTTGaagcagcccaagccaaaggcAAGGGATCCAAACAAAAGGGAGATGAATATCGAGGAAAAACACAAGTTGGGGCTTGGGTTGCAGATTTTACCTCCAGAGAAAATGGAACAGGTGGTGCAGATCATAAGAAAGAGAAATGGGCATTTGGAGCAGGATGGAGATGAGATTGAGCTTGATATGGAGGCTGTTGACACAGAGACACTCTGGGAACTTGATCGATTAGTGACAAATTGGAAAAAGATG GAGTTGTCTGATAGGGAGAAAGTTGATTTAGTGGTGCCAGCTGAGGGGAAAAAGCAGAAGAAGATAGAAACAGTTGATGAAGATGTTGACATTGGGGATGATATGCCGATGAACAATTTCCCCCCTGTGGAGATTGAGAAAGATAGAGATATGGGTGGTGCTGGTGGCCATGCCAGCAGTAGTTCCAGTAGTTCCAGCAGTTCTGGTAGTGATTCATCTTCATCTAGTG ATTCAGATTCTGGAAGTTCTTCCGGAAGTGATTCTGAAGCCGACAATGGTCACTTGTAA
- the LOC127102742 gene encoding uncharacterized protein LOC127102742 — MAGEQHSDHSRPLVNYNMDDGPPSHEADVRDGHPSTPSPEPQNNGDASHAHNLGAETFHPIPVPVEGDAVMIAMVNALNQAGSMLHQQHERITALEAERQEARPQPVSRIQQRSEPTKKRGRRSPEPYASRARARRDGGRARTSPRRGHSPDNNELSPLRSDEEDLHCPLSRAIMEAPLPKGMEKPPNLAVYDGTTDPDDHVDNVNAMLDYRNDITGHLKCRLFSTTLRKGAMAWYKSLAPESITSWRVMRSMFTRHFTASRRHPKTEATLEAIVQKKNETLRSYIERFNQEAVEVDTTEHMKKYLLERGLLPGSELSRAVGIEPPRTLNELLHKAQAYIRYEEKQVAHNARSGRNAGETEHSKRDDTSISRRNGDKRREERPRELREGRGPAGRYSEYTLLTAPRERILAECINSEFKQGRVRFPKPSAPKPHTDKSKYCRFHRSHGHVTEDCVHLKDAIEILIQEGHLKQYTRKNEAPRHDEPEKKRPRENTPPDNSPYQVALCVSRPEDFFLPEPLPEGKITALSPWEDFPTTLVISGGGTNGESAALSVKRKFDELLLTAPEQKATLTKYRGKSNPISFFLEELPGGSPNSAIPLLIRAKMARFDVRRILVDEGSSVDIMYVHLFKTLKLDKTNLAPYVGSDLQGFNGATTRPWGYVELLVTFGEQETAREVKIQFLVVDCPSLYNCIFGRPTLAELTAVPSTVHLKMKYYTKLGRVVTIHGDIEAARRCYDAAVKGQAVVSTKSNCNNKKLKTEDPARGVNAIDLDCRIGLDETEEGRFPKERSLEHPVRPIPDGEFELIPLGDDPERTVKIGKGLPEETREELVACLQENSDLFAWNAAEMPGLDPEIACHKLAVDRAAKPIAQHRRKQSPEKAEAAERAVKDLLEANFISEAQYTTWLSNVVLVKKNNGKWRMCVDYTDLNRACPKDAFPLPNIDSLVDNSAGFKLLSFMDAYSGYNQIPMSPADKKHTAFMTPTGNYYYNVMPFGLKNAGATYQRMMNKVFKDEIGDMLEVYMDDMIVKSHEEITHARHLTKVFEQARQCKMRFNPEKCTFGVRAGKFLGFYLTERGIEANPDKCRAFSEFPTPKTKKSIQSLNGVLASLSRFIAKSAQHALPFFRLLRKEATFDWTDECEQALLHLKRVLSQPPVLSRPSEKETLYLYLSVATEAVSAVLIRETDEGQKPIYFTSKALQGPELRYQQIEKVALALINTARRLQYYFLAHTIKVRTDQPIKQLLGRPDMAGRMLKWSLELSEFDIQYESRKALKAQALADFVAEMTHCPTPAESAHKWTIFVDGASSTSGSGAGIILENEEGILIEVSLALAFPTSNNQAEYEAFLAGLRLAEDLGAKEVKISTDSQLVASQVRGDYQTKNDNLLEYLSLVKEKLDRFEKWDVRHHTPRAQHTGRRSLETSQHEEKGWE; from the coding sequence ATGGCCGGAGAACAACATAGCGATCACAGCCGTCCCCTCGTCAACTACAACATGGACGACGGCCCGCCATCCCATGAAGCGGACGTTCGGGACGGTCATCCATCCACCCCGTCTCCAGAGCCCCAAAACAACGGAGATGCCTCTCACGCCCACAATTTAGGGGCAGAGACATTTCATCCCATTCCCGTTCCCGTTGAAGGAGACGCCGTAATGATTGCCATGGTGAATGCCCTCAATCAAGCCGGTTCTATGCTCCACCAGCAGCACGAACGAATCACGGCCCTCGAAGCCGAACGACAAGAAGCCCGGCCCCAGCCGGTGAGTAGGATACAACAGCGTTCGGAGCCAACGAAGAAGCGAGGACGTCGCTCTCCCGAACCCTACGCCAGCAGGGCACGCGCCCGTCGTGACGGTGGTCGAGCGAGAACATCACCAAGGCGCGGGCACAGCCCCGACAACAACGAACTGTCTCCCTTAAGGAGCGATGAGGAAGATTTGCATTGCCCCCTATCTCGGGCAATAATGGAGGCCCCGCTCCCCAAAGGCATGGAGAAACCGCCAAACCTAGCTGTGTACGACGGGACTACAGATCCCGACGATCACGTCGACAACGTCAACGCGATGCTCGACTACCGCAATGATATAACCGGGCACCTCAAATGCCGACTGTTCTCAACGACCCTCAGGAAAGGGGCCATGGCCTGGTACAAAAGCTTGGCCCCTGAGTCCATTACGTCATGGAGAGTCATGAGGTCCATGTTCACCCGGCACTTTACAGCTTCCCGTCGTCACCCCAAGACTGAGGCGACCCTTGAAGCCATAGtgcagaagaagaatgaaacACTGCGCTCATACATCGAGCGATTCAACCAGGAAGCTGTCGAGGTAGATACCACCGAGCACATGAAGAAGTATCTCCTCGAGAGAGGTCTCTTACCCGGCAGTGAACTTAGCAGAGCCGTAGGGATCGAGCCTCCCCGCACCTTAAACGAGCTCCTGCATAAAGCCCAGGCCTACATCAGATACGAGGAAAAGCAGGTGGCACACAATGCCCGCAGCGGACGTAACGCTGGGGAGACCGAGCACTCAAAACGCGATGACACGAGCATTTCCCGTCGCAACGGAGACAAACGAAGAGAAGAAAGACCTCGCGAGCTCCGGGAAGGAAGAGGCCCCGCGGGCAGATATAGCGAGTACACCTTACTGACAGCTCCTCGAGAGCGTATCCTCGCAGAATGTATCAACTCTGAATTTAAGCAGGGCAGGGTCAGGTTCCCAAAACCGTCTGCACCAAAGCCCCACACCGACAAATCAAAGTACTGCCGGTTCCACAGAAGTCACGGGCACGTGACCGAAGACTGCGTCCACCTGAAAGATGCGATTGAAATTTTAATCCAAGAAGGGCACCTGAAGCAGTACACGAGGAAGAACGAAGCTCCCAGACACGACGAGCCAGAGAAGAAGAGACCCCGGGAAAACACACCCCCTGACAACTCTCCCTATCAAGTGGCCCTCTGCGTGTCACGACCGGAAGATTTCTTCCTCCCCGAACCATTGCCCGAGGGCAAGATCACTGCACTCAGCCCCTGGGAAGACTTCCCTACCACACTGGTGATATCAGGAGGAGGGACTAACGGGGAATCCGCGGCCCTCTCCGTCAAACGTAAGTTCGACGAACTCCTACTGACTGCCCCCGAGCAGAAAGCGACATTGACAAAATACCGGGGAAAATCCAACCCAATATCCTTCTTCCTGGAGGAACTCCCGGGCGGATCCCCCAACTCGGCCATCCCACTATTGATAAGAGCAAAGATGGCCCGATTCGACGTACGACGCATCCTGGTCGACGAAGGCAGCTCAGTGGATATCATGTACGTCCACCTCTTCAAGACTCTGAAGCTAGACAAGACCAACTTAGCCCCCTACGTCGGATCAGATCTCCAAGGATTCAACGGAGCAACAACCAGACCGTGGGGATATGTTGAGCTCCTCGTCACCTTCGGCGAACAAGAAACGGCCAGGGAAGTCAAAATCCAATTTCTGGTCGTAGACTGTCCGTCTCTCTACAATTGCATCTTTGGACGCCCGACACTGGCCGAACTCACTGCGGTCCCATCCACCGTCCACCTGAAGATGAAATACTACACCAAATTGGGACGTGTGGTCACCATCCATGGTGACATCGAAGCAGCCCGACGATGCTACGACGCCGCAGTAAAAGGACAGGCCGTAGTCAGCACGAAGAGCAACTGCAACAACAAAAAGCTCAAGACCGAGGATCCTGCCCGAGGAGTCAACGCCATCGACCTCGACTGTCGCATCGGGCTGGACGAGACCGAAGAGGGGAGGTTCCCCAAGGAACGCTCTCTCGAACACCCGGTCCGACCAATCCCCGACGGGGAGTTCGAACTCATTCCTCTTGGGGACGATCCGGAAAGGACGGTGAAGATAGGTAAGGGACTACCCGAGGAAACAAGAGAAGAGCTAGTAGCATGCCTCCAAGAGAACTCCGACCTCTTCGCGTGGAATGCCGCAGAAATGCCCGGGCTGGACCCCGAGATCGCGTGTCATAAGCTAGCTGTAGACCGGGCAGCCAAGCCCATAGCACAGCATAGACGCAAGCAATCGCCCGAAAAGGCAGAGGCTGCCGAGCGAGCTGTAAAAGACCTCTTAGAGGCAAATTTTATTTCTGAAGCCCAGTACACAACCTGGCTCTCTAATGTAGTCCTCgttaagaaaaataatggaaaatggcgtatgtgtgttgattatactgATCTTAATAGGGCTTGCCCGAAAGATGCTTTCCCCCTCCCTAATATAGACTCGCTCGTTGACAACTCTGCAGGTTTTAAACTCTTGTCCTTCATGGACGCATATAGTGGATACAACCAGATCCCTATGTCGCCCGCAGACAAGAAACACACAGCGTTCATGACCCCAACGGGCAATTACTATTACAACGTGATGCCGTTCGGGCTCAAGAACGCTGGCGCTACATACCAACGCATGATGAACAAAGTCTTCAAGGACGAAATAGGGGACATGCTCGAAGTGTACATGGACGACATGATCGTCAAATCACACGAGGAGATAACCCATGCTCGACACCTTACGAAGGTATTCGAGCAGGCGAGACAGTGTAAAATGAGGTTCAACCCCGAAAAATGCACGTTTGGAGTCCGAGCAGGCAAGTTCCTCGGTTTCTATCTCACCGAAAGAGGGATCGAGGCCAACCCCGACAAATGCCGGGCATTCTCGGAGTTTCCGACCCCGAAAACCAAAAAATCGATCCAGTCACTCAATGGAGTGCTCGCCTCACTCTCCCGTTTCATCGCCAAGTCCGCCCAGCACGCGTTGCCGTTCTTCAGACTCCTTCGCAAAGAGGCTACCTTCGACTGGACCGATGAATGCGAGCAAGCGCTACTCCATCTAAAGAGGGTTCTGTCCCAACCCCCGGTCTTATCACGGCCATCAGAAAAGGAAACCCTATACTTATACCTATCCGTGGCAACCGAGGCCGTCAGCGCCGTTCTAATAAGAGAAACCGACGAAGGACAAAAGCCCATCTATTTTACGAGTAAAGCACTCCAAGGCCCCGAGCTCCGATATCAGCAAATCGAAAAGGTCGCCCTGGCCCTCATCAACACAGCGAGGAGACTACAATATTACTTCCTCGCACACACGATAAAGGTAAGGACCGACCAGCCAATCAAACAGCTGCTCGGACGTCCGGATATGGCCGGGAGGATGCTCAAATGGTCACTAGAACTCTCCGAATTCGACATACAATACGAAAGTAGGAAAGCCTTGAAAGCTCAGGCACTGGCCGACTTCGTCGCGGAGATGACCCACTGCCCGACCCCAGCAGAAAGCGCCCACAAATGGACGATCTTCGTCGATGGCGCCTCCAGCACGTCAGGCAGCGGGGCCGGGATCATCCTCGAAAATGAAGAAGGGATCCTGATAGAGGTATCATTAGCGCTAGCGTTCCCAACATCGAACAAccaagccgaatacgaagccttCCTAGCAGGCCTGAGGTTAGCCGAGGACCTGGGGGCAAAAGAGGTAAAAATATCCACCGACTCCCAGCTCGTGGCCTCACAGGTGCGGGGAGACTACCAAACCAAGAACGACAACCTCCTCGAGTACTTGTCCCTCGTCAAAGAAAAACTTGACAGATTCGAAAAATGGGATGTTCGACATCATACCCCGCGAGCACAACACACGGGCAGACGTTCTCTCGAAACTAGCCAGCACGAGGAAAAAGGGTGGGAATAA